The Marivivens sp. LCG002 genome contains a region encoding:
- a CDS encoding GtrA family protein, with the protein MTTHPKQSMARTTTMFTIVGLVASGSHFLIAAFLHETLGLGLILANCLGFTSSFVISYFGHRRFSFRSDRPHRSAIPKYAVTAGSGFSANTLTVYALIRYFGAEHLFYILIGISVGAAVVFVASKYWAFAAPKP; encoded by the coding sequence ATGACCACCCACCCCAAGCAATCCATGGCCAGAACGACGACGATGTTCACCATCGTCGGTCTCGTGGCGTCGGGGTCACATTTTTTGATCGCGGCGTTCCTGCATGAAACGCTCGGGCTTGGTCTGATCCTCGCCAATTGCCTCGGCTTTACGTCGTCTTTCGTGATTTCCTATTTCGGTCATCGCAGGTTCAGCTTTCGCTCGGACCGTCCGCACAGGTCCGCCATTCCCAAATATGCCGTCACCGCAGGCAGCGGGTTTTCCGCAAATACGCTCACGGTCTATGCGCTGATCCGTTATTTCGGCGCAGAGCATCTGTTCTATATTCTGATTGGGATCAGTGTCGGCGCGGCGGTTGTGTTCGTCGCATCGAAATACTGGGCCTTTGCAGCGCCCAAACCTTGA
- a CDS encoding cysteine desulfurase, producing MYDVNEIRKDFPILSRQVNGKPLVYLDNGASAQKPKVVIDAVTKAYSEEYANVHRGLHFLSNLATEKYESVRGIVAKFLNAADEDEIIFNSGTTEGINMVAYAWAAPRLQAGDEIVLSVMEHHANIVPWHFLRERQGVVLKWVDVDANGDLDPQAVIDAIGPKTKLVAVTQCSNVLGTIVDVKTICHAARAKGVPVLVDGSQGAVHMPVDVQDIGCDFYPITGHKLYGPSGSGAIYVRKERQAEMRPFFGGGDMIRDVTKDEVTYNDAPLKFEAGTPGIVQTIGLGVALDYLMALGMENVAAHEAKLCAYAREKFAGLNWMNIQGNSANKAAIFSFTLQGMAHAHDISTVLDKKGVAVRAGTHCAMPLMEHMGVGATCRASFGLYNTLEEVDKLVEALELCNELFA from the coding sequence ATGTATGATGTCAACGAAATCCGAAAGGACTTTCCGATCCTGTCGCGGCAGGTGAACGGCAAGCCGCTTGTCTATCTCGACAACGGTGCGTCGGCGCAAAAGCCCAAAGTGGTGATCGACGCAGTGACCAAGGCCTATTCCGAGGAATATGCCAACGTGCACCGCGGGTTGCATTTCCTGTCCAACCTTGCGACCGAAAAATACGAGAGCGTGCGCGGCATCGTTGCCAAGTTCCTCAATGCGGCCGATGAGGACGAGATCATTTTCAACTCGGGCACGACCGAGGGCATCAATATGGTCGCTTATGCCTGGGCCGCGCCGCGCCTTCAGGCTGGGGACGAGATCGTTTTGTCGGTCATGGAGCACCACGCGAATATCGTGCCGTGGCATTTCCTGCGCGAACGTCAGGGTGTTGTCCTGAAATGGGTCGATGTGGATGCCAACGGAGACCTTGATCCGCAAGCGGTGATCGATGCGATCGGCCCGAAAACCAAGCTCGTTGCGGTGACACAGTGCTCGAACGTGCTCGGGACCATTGTCGATGTGAAAACCATCTGCCACGCGGCCCGCGCCAAGGGTGTTCCCGTTCTTGTAGACGGAAGCCAAGGCGCGGTTCACATGCCCGTCGATGTTCAGGATATCGGCTGTGACTTCTATCCTATTACGGGTCACAAGCTTTATGGCCCCTCGGGATCGGGTGCGATCTATGTCCGCAAAGAGCGTCAAGCCGAAATGCGCCCGTTCTTTGGTGGCGGGGATATGATCCGCGATGTGACCAAGGACGAGGTGACCTATAACGACGCGCCCCTCAAGTTCGAGGCCGGCACCCCCGGTATCGTCCAGACCATCGGGCTTGGTGTCGCGCTCGACTACCTTATGGCGCTCGGCATGGAGAATGTCGCGGCGCACGAGGCCAAGCTGTGCGCCTATGCTCGCGAGAAATTCGCAGGTCTCAACTGGATGAACATTCAAGGGAATTCGGCCAACAAGGCGGCGATCTTCTCGTTCACGCTTCAGGGTATGGCCCATGCGCATGACATTTCGACCGTGCTCGACAAAAAGGGCGTTGCGGTTCGGGCAGGGACGCATTGCGCAATGCCATTGATGGAGCATATGGGCGTAGGCGCGACCTGTCGCGCGTCTTTCGGGCTCTACAACACCTTGGAAGAGGTGGACAAATTGGTCGAGGCGCTCGAGCTTTGTAACGAGCTCTTTGCCTGA
- a CDS encoding SufD family Fe-S cluster assembly protein: MALPKIKADATEARLSALTLPSGAEWAIKARKEALARVAAMGIPARRDEYWRFTNPADLTAPSAPKAAVFESGEAPTFSGVEALKVVFVDGVFDAEASDDLSMEGVEISRLASATQQDIHWAKDVYGVLESRGQTPVERPLSALNTAFATDGLVIRVTGQAPRPVAITYLHKEETSDANLHHVIKLEEGADFTLLEAGPAAARFNKVTEVEIADKASFHHVRTQGRDHERRAVTGLFARLGTESKFKSFTLTANGVLTRNEVVLELTGDDAIAHVAGACVGDGKDFHHDDTVFITHDAVNCESRQVFKKVLRNGAVGVFQGKILVKAGAQKTDGYQISQGLLLDDDSQFLAKPELEIYADDVACSHGSTVGAIDDTALFYLRSRGVPEKAAKNLLTLAFLAEAVQEIEDEGLAEEVLARMSEWLDRHN; the protein is encoded by the coding sequence ATGGCTCTGCCCAAGATCAAAGCCGACGCGACCGAAGCGCGTCTGTCGGCTCTGACCCTTCCTTCTGGGGCAGAGTGGGCGATCAAAGCACGCAAAGAGGCCTTGGCCCGCGTGGCCGCCATGGGCATTCCTGCGCGCCGCGATGAATATTGGCGCTTTACCAATCCTGCCGATCTGACTGCGCCGAGCGCTCCCAAAGCGGCGGTCTTCGAGAGCGGCGAAGCCCCGACGTTTTCGGGTGTCGAGGCGCTCAAGGTCGTGTTTGTCGACGGCGTTTTCGATGCCGAAGCCTCGGACGATCTGTCGATGGAAGGCGTCGAGATCAGCCGTCTCGCCAGCGCGACGCAACAGGATATCCACTGGGCCAAAGACGTTTATGGCGTTCTTGAGAGCCGTGGCCAGACACCTGTCGAGCGTCCGCTTTCGGCGCTGAACACCGCTTTTGCAACCGACGGTCTTGTGATCCGTGTGACGGGCCAAGCGCCGCGTCCCGTCGCGATCACCTATCTGCACAAGGAAGAAACCTCGGACGCCAATCTCCACCATGTGATCAAGCTTGAAGAGGGGGCGGATTTCACCCTCCTCGAAGCGGGTCCCGCGGCGGCACGTTTCAACAAAGTGACCGAAGTCGAGATTGCGGATAAGGCGTCCTTCCACCACGTGCGCACCCAAGGCCGCGACCACGAGCGCCGCGCGGTAACGGGGCTTTTCGCCCGTCTGGGAACCGAGTCCAAGTTCAAGTCGTTCACGCTCACCGCCAATGGTGTTCTGACCCGCAACGAAGTGGTTCTGGAACTCACCGGCGATGATGCGATTGCCCATGTGGCGGGCGCTTGCGTTGGGGACGGTAAGGACTTCCATCACGACGACACCGTGTTCATCACCCATGATGCCGTAAACTGCGAAAGCCGTCAGGTGTTCAAGAAGGTGCTGCGCAACGGTGCGGTCGGCGTGTTCCAAGGCAAGATCCTTGTCAAAGCGGGGGCACAGAAAACCGATGGCTACCAGATCAGCCAAGGCCTTCTCCTTGACGATGACAGCCAGTTCCTCGCCAAGCCCGAGCTCGAGATTTATGCCGATGACGTCGCCTGTTCGCACGGTTCGACGGTGGGCGCGATCGACGACACGGCGCTCTTCTATCTGCGTTCGCGCGGGGTGCCCGAAAAGGCCGCCAAGAACCTGTTGACGCTCGCCTTCCTTGCCGAAGCGGTTCAGGAAATCGAGGACGAAGGGCTTGCCGAAGAGGTGCTTGCCCGCATGTCCGAATGGCTTGATCGGCACAACTGA
- the sufC gene encoding Fe-S cluster assembly ATPase SufC: MLEIKNLHVKLEEEGKEILKGVNLTIGAGEVHAIMGPNGSGKSTTSYVLAGREGYEVTEGSATLDGVDILAMEPEERAAAGLFLAFQYPVEIPGVGNMTFLRTAVNAQRKARGEEELSAADFLKEVRAKAKTLNIDADMLKRPVNVGFSGGEKKRNEILQMAMLEPKMCILDETDSGLDVDAMKLVSEGVNALRSEGRSFLVITHYQRLLDHIKPDVVHILANGRIVKSGGPELALEVENNGYADILAEVE, translated from the coding sequence ATGCTGGAAATCAAGAACCTGCACGTCAAACTTGAAGAAGAGGGCAAGGAAATCCTCAAGGGTGTGAACCTGACCATCGGGGCGGGCGAAGTCCATGCGATCATGGGCCCGAACGGATCGGGTAAATCCACCACTTCCTATGTGCTTGCAGGCCGCGAAGGCTATGAGGTGACTGAAGGCTCCGCGACGCTTGATGGCGTCGATATCCTTGCAATGGAGCCCGAAGAGCGCGCGGCGGCGGGTCTGTTCCTTGCGTTCCAGTATCCGGTTGAAATCCCCGGTGTCGGCAACATGACCTTTCTGCGCACCGCAGTGAATGCACAGCGCAAAGCCCGCGGCGAAGAAGAGCTGTCGGCAGCCGATTTCCTCAAGGAAGTGCGCGCAAAGGCCAAAACGCTCAACATCGACGCGGATATGCTCAAGCGCCCCGTTAACGTCGGTTTTTCGGGCGGCGAAAAGAAGCGCAACGAAATCCTCCAGATGGCGATGCTGGAACCCAAGATGTGCATCCTTGACGAGACGGACTCGGGTCTTGACGTCGATGCGATGAAGCTCGTCTCCGAAGGCGTTAATGCGCTGCGCTCCGAAGGTCGTTCGTTCCTTGTCATCACGCACTACCAGCGTCTTCTCGATCACATAAAACCCGATGTCGTGCATATCCTCGCCAATGGCCGTATCGTCAAATCGGGCGGCCCCGAGCTTGCTCTCGAAGTTGAAAACAACGGGTATGCCGATATTCTGGCGGAGGTCGAATAA
- a CDS encoding heavy metal-binding domain-containing protein, which translates to MIVTTTPTVEGYQIAEYKGIVTGEAILGANVFRDIFAGITDIIGGRSGAYEKSLAEARETALKEMEERAADRGATAVVGVDLDYEVINNMLMVSASGTAVVLG; encoded by the coding sequence ATGATCGTAACGACTACTCCGACCGTCGAAGGCTATCAGATCGCCGAATACAAGGGCATCGTCACGGGTGAGGCGATCCTTGGTGCGAACGTGTTCCGCGATATTTTCGCAGGCATCACCGACATCATCGGCGGCCGCTCGGGCGCTTATGAAAAGAGCCTTGCCGAAGCGCGCGAAACCGCGCTCAAGGAAATGGAAGAACGCGCAGCCGATCGCGGTGCGACGGCTGTGGTCGGTGTCGATCTCGATTACGAGGTCATCAACAACATGCTCATGGTGTCCGCATCGGGCACCGCAGTGGTGCTCGGCTAG
- a CDS encoding DMT family protein, whose amino-acid sequence MPYVAPIALLLLSNVFMTFAWYGHLKFKAAPLLVVILASWGIALFEYFLAVPANRIGHQVYSAAQLKTIQEVITLIIFVGFSVFYLKESVSWMTMAGFGFIAIGAALVFRG is encoded by the coding sequence ATGCCTTATGTCGCTCCGATAGCGCTCTTGCTCCTCTCGAACGTCTTTATGACGTTCGCCTGGTATGGGCATCTCAAGTTCAAGGCAGCGCCGTTGCTTGTCGTCATTCTGGCAAGCTGGGGCATTGCGCTGTTCGAGTATTTCCTCGCCGTGCCCGCCAACCGTATCGGCCATCAGGTCTATTCGGCGGCGCAGCTCAAGACCATTCAAGAAGTCATCACGCTGATCATCTTTGTGGGATTTTCGGTGTTTTATCTCAAGGAAAGCGTCAGCTGGATGACGATGGCCGGTTTCGGCTTTATCGCAATCGGCGCGGCGCTCGTATTCAGAGGGTAA
- the sufB gene encoding Fe-S cluster assembly protein SufB — protein sequence MAALDKMDVKEGVDQETVDAVSKLSGTYKYGWNTDIEMEYAPKGVNADIVRLISEKNEEPEWMTEWRLQALERWQGMEEPKWAMVNYPEIDFQDQYYYARPKSMIEKPKSLDDVDPKLLATYEKLGIPLKEQMILAGVEGAEEVQGERKVAVDAVFDSVSVGTTFKKELEKAGVIFCSISEAIREHPELVKKYLGSVVPASDNFYATLNSAVFSDGSFVYIPPNTRCPMELSTYFRINAENTGQFERTLIIADKGSYVSYLEGCTAPKRDTAQLHAAVVEIILEEDAEVKYSTVQNWFPGDENGKGGIYNFVTKRADCRGDRSKVMWTQVETGSAVTWKYPSCILRGDDSQGEFYSIAIANNMQQADTGTKMVHLGKNTKSRIVSKGISAGKAQNTYRGLVSMHPKAKNSRNYTQCDSLLIGDKCGAHTVPYIEVKNNSSRVEHEATTSKVDDDQLFYCRSRGMDEEEAVALVVNGFCKEVLQALPMEFAMEAQQLVAISLEGSVG from the coding sequence ATGGCTGCATTGGATAAAATGGACGTAAAAGAAGGTGTTGATCAGGAAACGGTCGACGCGGTCTCCAAACTGTCCGGCACCTACAAATACGGTTGGAACACCGATATCGAGATGGAATACGCGCCCAAGGGCGTGAACGCCGATATCGTCCGCTTGATCAGCGAAAAGAACGAAGAGCCCGAGTGGATGACCGAATGGCGTCTTCAGGCGCTCGAACGCTGGCAAGGCATGGAAGAGCCCAAATGGGCCATGGTCAACTATCCTGAAATCGATTTTCAGGATCAGTATTACTATGCCCGCCCCAAGAGCATGATTGAAAAGCCCAAGTCGCTTGACGACGTGGACCCCAAGCTGCTGGCCACCTATGAGAAGCTCGGTATTCCGCTCAAGGAACAGATGATCCTTGCGGGCGTCGAAGGCGCAGAAGAGGTTCAGGGCGAGCGCAAGGTTGCGGTCGATGCGGTCTTTGACTCGGTGTCGGTCGGCACGACTTTCAAGAAAGAGCTTGAGAAAGCGGGCGTGATCTTCTGCTCGATCTCGGAAGCGATCCGCGAGCACCCCGAACTGGTCAAGAAATACCTCGGTTCGGTCGTGCCCGCGTCCGACAACTTCTACGCCACGCTCAACAGCGCCGTGTTCTCGGACGGATCGTTCGTTTACATCCCGCCGAACACCCGCTGCCCGATGGAACTTTCGACCTATTTCCGGATCAATGCGGAAAACACGGGCCAGTTCGAGCGCACGCTGATCATCGCGGACAAGGGCTCTTATGTGTCCTACCTCGAAGGCTGCACCGCGCCCAAGCGTGACACTGCGCAGCTTCACGCTGCCGTGGTCGAGATCATCCTCGAAGAAGACGCCGAAGTGAAATACTCGACCGTCCAGAACTGGTTCCCCGGTGACGAGAACGGCAAGGGCGGGATCTATAACTTTGTGACCAAGCGCGCCGATTGCCGCGGGGATCGGTCCAAGGTGATGTGGACCCAAGTCGAGACGGGCTCTGCGGTGACGTGGAAATACCCGTCCTGCATCCTTCGTGGCGACGACAGCCAAGGCGAATTCTACTCGATCGCCATTGCCAACAACATGCAACAGGCCGACACGGGCACCAAGATGGTGCATCTTGGAAAGAACACCAAGAGCCGCATCGTCTCCAAGGGTATTTCGGCCGGCAAGGCCCAGAACACCTATCGCGGTCTTGTGTCGATGCACCCCAAGGCCAAGAACAGCCGCAACTATACCCAGTGTGACAGCCTTCTGATCGGCGATAAATGTGGGGCGCACACCGTTCCCTATATCGAGGTCAAGAACAACTCGTCCCGCGTCGAGCACGAGGCCACCACCTCCAAGGTGGATGACGATCAGCTCTTCTATTGCCGTTCGCGCGGCATGGACGAGGAAGAGGCCGTCGCTCTTGTCGTCAACGGTTTCTGCAAAGAGGTGCTTCAGGCGCTCCCGATGGAATTCGCCATGGAAGCGCAACAGCTCGTTGCAATCTCGCTCGAGGGTTCGGTGGGCTGA
- a CDS encoding cysteine desulfurase family protein: MSRSYLDHNATTPLRAEVREAMLAAMDIVGNPSSVHTEGRAAKALMEKARGQIAEALGAANADIVFTSGSTEAAALALSGRGLHCAGVEHDAVTSWCAVDIAVDENGIATVDAPEHTALQLANSETGVLQTLPQGLAVSDLTQGFGKVPFAFEWSGVGMGFVSAHKFGGPRGIGALVFPQGTDVAAQLKGGGQERGWRAGTENLVGIAGFAAAAVAAQQDLTNGVWERVAELRNILEKAIENSAPETIFVGKGAARLPNTSCMITRGWKGETQVMVMDLAGFAISAGSACSSGKVKSSRVLRAMGFDEEAAGCAIRVSLGRDTTQDEVLRFAEAWSDRYRKMRARAA, translated from the coding sequence ATGAGCCGATCCTACCTTGACCACAATGCGACAACTCCTCTTCGCGCCGAAGTGCGCGAGGCGATGCTTGCCGCGATGGACATCGTAGGAAATCCGTCGTCGGTGCATACAGAGGGGCGTGCCGCCAAGGCACTCATGGAAAAGGCACGCGGCCAAATCGCCGAAGCGCTTGGCGCCGCTAATGCGGATATCGTTTTCACCTCGGGATCGACAGAGGCGGCGGCTTTGGCGCTATCGGGTCGCGGACTGCATTGCGCAGGCGTGGAACATGACGCCGTGACCAGTTGGTGCGCGGTTGACATCGCGGTGGATGAAAACGGGATCGCAACAGTCGATGCCCCCGAGCACACCGCGCTCCAGCTTGCCAATTCCGAAACGGGCGTTCTTCAAACCCTTCCGCAAGGGCTCGCGGTTTCGGATCTGACCCAGGGTTTCGGCAAAGTGCCTTTTGCCTTCGAGTGGTCGGGCGTCGGCATGGGCTTTGTCTCGGCCCATAAATTCGGCGGACCGCGCGGGATCGGCGCTTTGGTCTTTCCGCAAGGCACCGATGTTGCGGCGCAGCTCAAAGGCGGCGGTCAAGAGCGCGGCTGGCGGGCAGGGACCGAAAACCTTGTCGGTATCGCGGGTTTTGCGGCTGCTGCGGTCGCTGCGCAACAAGATTTGACAAATGGCGTATGGGAACGGGTTGCCGAACTTAGAAATATTCTAGAAAAGGCCATTGAGAACTCCGCACCCGAAACTATTTTTGTCGGGAAAGGGGCTGCGCGGCTCCCGAACACCTCCTGCATGATTACGCGGGGATGGAAGGGAGAGACGCAGGTGATGGTCATGGATCTTGCCGGTTTCGCGATTTCTGCGGGGTCGGCCTGTTCCAGCGGCAAAGTGAAATCCTCGCGCGTGCTGCGCGCAATGGGGTTCGATGAAGAGGCGGCGGGATGCGCGATCCGCGTGTCGCTTGGTCGAGACACAACACAGGACGAAGTTCTGCGGTTCGCAGAGGCTTGGTCCGACAGATATCGAAAGATGCGCGCGCGTGCCGCGTGA
- a CDS encoding Rrf2 family transcriptional regulator, translating into MKLSTKGRYAMVALADLALQPPGSLVTLNEVSKRQDISLPYLEQLFVKLRREGLVESVRGPGGGYKLAKPPSEIRVSEVLGAVDETVSAMHKGAGASGATSGSRAQSLTNRLWEGLSAHVYVFLHQARLSDVIGNTLAPCPAVPALFEVVDE; encoded by the coding sequence ATGAAACTGAGCACGAAAGGCCGTTATGCGATGGTGGCGCTTGCCGATCTGGCATTGCAGCCTCCCGGTTCGCTCGTGACATTGAACGAGGTTTCCAAACGTCAGGATATATCGCTTCCCTATCTGGAACAGCTTTTCGTCAAGCTGCGCCGTGAAGGATTGGTCGAGTCTGTGCGCGGTCCAGGCGGGGGATACAAGCTTGCCAAGCCGCCGTCGGAAATCCGCGTCTCAGAGGTTCTGGGCGCCGTCGATGAAACGGTCAGCGCCATGCACAAAGGGGCAGGCGCTTCGGGCGCGACATCGGGTAGCCGTGCGCAATCCCTCACCAACCGTTTGTGGGAGGGGCTGTCGGCCCATGTCTATGTGTTCCTGCATCAGGCGCGCTTGTCCGATGTCATCGGCAATACGCTCGCGCCTTGTCCTGCGGTGCCTGCACTCTTCGAGGTCGTGGACGAGTAA
- a CDS encoding alpha/beta hydrolase, which translates to MPEVIFPGPEGRLEGRYHPQKDRDAPIAIVLHPHPQFGGTMNNRVVYNLHYAFHKMGFTVLRFNFRGVGRSQGEYDQGIGELSDAASALDYLQSMNTGSKHCWVAGFSFGAWIGMQLLMRRPEITGFISVAPPANMYDFSFLAPCPSSGLIINGSADRVAPPADTVSLVNKLHEQKGITITHEVVEGAGHFFEDPHMETMVDTVQSYVKRRLTENTR; encoded by the coding sequence ATGCCCGAAGTCATTTTCCCTGGCCCCGAGGGCCGTCTCGAAGGTCGCTACCATCCGCAAAAAGACCGTGATGCTCCGATTGCGATCGTTCTGCACCCTCACCCGCAGTTCGGCGGCACCATGAACAACCGCGTGGTCTACAACCTGCACTATGCGTTCCACAAAATGGGCTTCACGGTTCTGCGCTTCAACTTCCGCGGCGTCGGTCGAAGCCAAGGTGAATACGATCAGGGCATCGGCGAGCTTTCGGACGCTGCATCGGCACTCGATTATCTCCAGTCGATGAACACCGGCTCCAAGCATTGCTGGGTGGCGGGTTTCTCGTTCGGCGCATGGATCGGCATGCAGCTCTTGATGCGCCGCCCCGAAATTACGGGCTTCATCTCGGTGGCTCCGCCCGCCAATATGTATGACTTCAGCTTCCTTGCGCCCTGCCCGTCCTCGGGTCTTATCATCAACGGCAGCGCGGACCGCGTTGCGCCGCCCGCGGACACGGTAAGCCTCGTGAACAAACTCCACGAGCAAAAAGGCATCACCATCACCCATGAGGTCGTCGAAGGTGCAGGTCACTTCTTTGAAGACCCGCATATGGAAACGATGGTCGATACGGTCCAATCCTATGTCAAACGCCGCCTGACGGAGAATACGCGCTAA
- a CDS encoding HD domain-containing protein: MTDQSALAESLQYLDDVDALKSTPAQSHRLGSFALESHADQRWHSALTALVLGPRLADKATVDGAILFILLGLGYDGLWQSKLPARCRARLDPVLTPQSISLGSTLLSVYLDRHGAKRDHADYGLASIEQSDFLAECDKLKDVFRATRLHDDSRHENTAEHSFHVALHALLLEDFAKEPVDVFHVVRMLLVHDIVEIDAGDTPIHGAGDPQAQAEKEQAAADRIFGLLPAAQGAELGALWTEFEANTTPEAQFAKSLDRVPPICANLANGGGTWVDYNVTYDQLVARVGQKMANGAPLIWRHLDARIRIFPWFAAQL, encoded by the coding sequence ATGACGGATCAGAGCGCGCTTGCGGAAAGTTTACAGTATCTCGATGACGTAGACGCGCTCAAATCCACCCCTGCACAAAGCCATCGGCTCGGGTCTTTCGCCCTTGAAAGCCATGCCGACCAGCGTTGGCACAGTGCGCTCACCGCGCTCGTTCTCGGCCCCCGCCTCGCGGACAAAGCTACGGTCGACGGTGCGATCCTCTTTATTTTGCTTGGGCTCGGGTATGACGGGCTATGGCAGAGCAAACTCCCTGCCCGCTGTCGCGCTCGGCTTGATCCGGTTTTGACGCCGCAGTCCATATCGCTCGGATCGACCTTGCTGTCGGTCTATCTCGACCGCCATGGCGCAAAGCGCGATCACGCCGATTACGGTCTTGCGAGCATCGAGCAGAGCGATTTTCTCGCCGAATGCGACAAACTCAAAGACGTCTTTCGCGCCACCCGACTGCATGATGACAGTCGGCATGAAAACACGGCTGAACACAGCTTTCATGTGGCACTCCATGCGCTTTTGCTCGAAGATTTCGCCAAAGAGCCCGTCGATGTGTTCCATGTCGTCCGCATGCTCTTGGTGCATGACATCGTAGAGATCGACGCAGGTGACACCCCGATCCACGGTGCAGGCGATCCACAGGCACAGGCGGAAAAGGAACAGGCCGCTGCGGATCGGATTTTCGGCCTTTTGCCCGCCGCGCAGGGCGCAGAACTCGGGGCGCTCTGGACCGAATTCGAAGCCAATACCACGCCCGAAGCCCAATTCGCCAAGTCTCTTGATCGGGTGCCACCGATTTGCGCCAATCTTGCGAACGGGGGCGGCACTTGGGTCGATTACAATGTTACATACGACCAACTCGTCGCCCGCGTCGGGCAAAAAATGGCGAACGGAGCGCCCTTGATTTGGCGTCATCTCGACGCGCGCATCCGCATTTTTCCATGGTTTGCGGCGCAACTGTAA
- a CDS encoding YitT family protein → MTPTSTKHTLQEDALGILFGTTMASFGIIILTHLGLVTGQTAGLAVLISYATGWSFGPVFFVVNLPFYYLGYKRLGKVFTIKTLAAVSILSVLSTFMPRWISFEHLDPIFGALLFGALVGTGLLALIRHGASLGGIGIVAIYLQDKTGFKAGYTQLLFDAVLFIAALFLREPLIVFYSFIGAFVVNIVIAVNHRRDRYIAT, encoded by the coding sequence ATGACACCGACTTCGACCAAACACACCCTTCAGGAAGACGCCCTCGGTATCCTCTTCGGCACGACCATGGCATCCTTCGGGATCATCATCCTGACCCATCTTGGCCTTGTGACGGGCCAGACAGCAGGGCTCGCAGTTCTGATTTCCTATGCGACAGGTTGGTCCTTTGGCCCCGTGTTCTTTGTTGTGAATCTTCCGTTCTACTACCTCGGCTACAAACGCTTGGGCAAAGTCTTTACGATCAAGACCCTTGCTGCGGTGTCGATCCTCTCAGTCTTGAGCACCTTTATGCCGCGCTGGATCAGCTTTGAGCATCTGGACCCCATCTTTGGCGCGCTTCTGTTCGGCGCGCTTGTCGGCACAGGACTTCTTGCGTTGATCAGGCACGGTGCGTCACTCGGAGGGATCGGAATTGTCGCGATCTATCTTCAGGACAAAACAGGCTTCAAAGCGGGCTATACGCAGCTCCTTTTTGATGCAGTGCTTTTCATCGCAGCGCTTTTCCTGCGCGAACCACTGATTGTCTTCTACAGTTTTATCGGCGCTTTCGTCGTCAACATCGTCATCGCCGTAAACCATCGGCGCGACCGCTATATTGCTACGTGA
- a CDS encoding SMR family transporter, with amino-acid sequence MKLHIAALLIAIVFETIATSALKASDQFTKLTPTLIVIFGYAASFWLLAYAVRFMPVGIVYAIWSGLGIVLVAVIAFVVFGQKLDLPAVIGLGLILAGILVINIFSNTTGH; translated from the coding sequence ATGAAACTCCACATTGCCGCTCTTTTGATTGCAATCGTCTTCGAGACCATCGCGACCTCGGCGCTCAAGGCCAGTGACCAATTCACCAAGCTGACGCCGACCCTCATTGTGATCTTCGGCTATGCGGCATCGTTCTGGCTCTTGGCCTATGCCGTGCGCTTCATGCCTGTGGGCATCGTCTACGCCATTTGGTCCGGCCTTGGGATCGTGCTTGTCGCCGTCATCGCGTTCGTTGTCTTCGGACAGAAACTGGACCTTCCCGCCGTCATCGGCCTTGGGCTTATCCTTGCGGGGATTCTCGTGATCAATATCTTTTCGAACACGACGGGACACTAA